In one window of Mesoplodon densirostris isolate mMesDen1 chromosome 4, mMesDen1 primary haplotype, whole genome shotgun sequence DNA:
- the LOC132488213 gene encoding LOW QUALITY PROTEIN: ester hydrolase C11orf54 homolog (The sequence of the model RefSeq protein was modified relative to this genomic sequence to represent the inferred CDS: substituted 1 base at 1 genomic stop codon), with the protein MVDGGGQYLGAGVSLPRVSVNPGLRQAPEVCIRVPGLTRDPLCTGSPQAGRGPLPASPSRHLPSFRKRFRGLWSDLRRREGQHVKGELLERGVPEFGVQLLSDNFADVQVSVVDCPNLTKETFTFPVKGICGKTRIAEVGGAPYLLPLINKKKVYDLNKIAKEIQLPGAFVLGAGAGPFQTLGFNSEFMPVVQTESEHKPPVNGSYFAPVTSAEGGCLLEKYSEKYHDLGCALLAILFASEGQPGKVIEVKAKRRTGKLKFVTCMRQTLEKHYGDKPVGMGGTFVIQKRKVKIHIMPAEFSSCPLNSDEDLNKWLRFXDEASFGLPVFISRDPGFDLWLEHTHCFSHHEEGGHYHYDTTPDTVEYLGYFLPAEFLYCIDQPTETHSFGRD; encoded by the exons TTAATCCAGGCCTGCGACAGGCCCCAGAGGTCTGCATCCGCGTCCCTGGCCTCACGCGGGACCCGCTCTGCACTGGGTCCCCGCAAGCGGGCAGAGGCCCGCTCCCCGCCTCTCCCAGCCGCCATCTTCCTTCCTTCAGAAAGCGGTTTCGGGGACTTTGGAGC gacctgcgcAGAAGGGAGGGGCAACACGTGAAAGGAGAGCTGCTGGAGCGAggagttccagagtttggagTTCAGCTGCTATCGGATAACTTTGCTGATGTCCAGGTGTCTGTAGTTGATTGCCCTAATTTGACTAAGGAGACATTTACCTTTCCCGTAAAAGGTATCTGTGGGAAAACTAGAATTGCAGAAGTAGGAGGTGCGCCTTACTTATTGCctcttataaataaaaaaaaagtttatgatcTAAATAAAATCGCAAAAGAAATCCAGCTTCCTGGAGCTTTTGTTCTTGGAGCAGGAGCAGGCCCATTTCAGACTCTTGGATTCAATTCTGAGTTTATGCCAGTTGTTCAAACAGAAAGTGAACACAAACCTCCTGTGAATGGAAGTTACTTTGCTCCTGTTACCTCGGCAGAGGGAGGGTGCCTACTAGAGAAATACAGTGAGAAATATCATGATTTGGGGTGTGCATTACTGGCTATTCTTTTTGCCAGTGAAGGCCAACCTGGAAAGGTCATTGAGGTGAAAGCCAAAAGAAGAACTGGAAAACTTAAGTTTGTGACTTGTATGAGACAGACTCTTGAAAAACATTATGGAGATAAGCCTGTAGGAATGGGAGGTACCTTCGTGATTCAGAAGAGAAAAGTGAAGATTCACATTATGCCAGCAGAATTTTCTTCCTGCCCATTGAACTCTGATGAAGACTTGAATAAATGGTTACGTTTTTGAGATGAAGCCTCCTTTGGTTTGCCAGTTTTTATCTCCAGAGACCCAGGGTTTGATTTGTGGTTGGAGCACACTCATTGTTTCAGTCATCATGAAGAAGGTGGGCACTACCATTATGACACCACTCCAGACACAGTGGAATATCTTGGGTACTTCTTACCTGCAGAGTTTCTCTATTGCATTGATCAACCAACAGAGACCCATTCATTTGGGCGAGATTAA